One Prinia subflava isolate CZ2003 ecotype Zambia chromosome 8, Cam_Psub_1.2, whole genome shotgun sequence DNA window includes the following coding sequences:
- the LOC134553711 gene encoding uncharacterized protein LOC134553711 isoform X2, whose product MSKKDKKNPPAAPNTSADISKQGKNGALKCSFHPTGISMVSEALPSLSEAWSFPDTREGPEGGWGHSGTLPRGQEVAGTPPQGLLLVLGDTEEPQPLEFRALDIPGMSRSPRSSGNLSLEPRVPHPAVPPAAILPLLVIPLYSALFLFISLYSSLFLFIPLYFLFIPLYSSLFLFIPLYSTLFRFISLYFSLFRFIPLYSALFLFIQLYFSLFRSLGAAHQNQKRFPEIQPRRAAWAQKKGGQDPLPPPGDTAGVTGAIPGPGRGISRVPAAGRTRVLAGGLARSWQREGHRSWQREGHRSWQREGHRSWQWEGHRSWQGD is encoded by the exons atgtcaaaaaaggacaagaaaaatcctcctgctgcccccaaCACCTCCGCAGACATCTCCAAGCAGGGCAAAAATGGAGCTCTGAAATGTTCTTTCCATCCCACGGGAATTTCCATGGTGTCAGAAGCGCTCCCTTCCCTATCCGAGGCCTGGAGCTTCCCAGACACCAGAGAGGGCCCCGAGGGAggctggggacactcagggacCCTCCCAAGGGGACAGGAggtggcagggacccctccccaggggctgctgctcgtGCTGGGGGACACGGAGGAGCCTCAGCCTCTGGAATTCCGAGCTCTGGACATTCCTGGGATGTCCCGGAGCCCTCGGAGCTCAGGGAATTTGTCCCTGGAGCCGCGCGTCCCccaccctgcagtgccaccagcagccatCCTCCCTCTCCTTGTCATTCCTCTTTATTCCGCTTTAttcctctttatttctctttattcctctttattcctctttattcctctttatttcctctttattcCTCTTTATTCCTCTTTATTCCTCTTTATTCCGCTTTATTCCACTTTATTCcgctttatttctctttatttctctttattccGCTTTATTCCACTTTATTcagctttatttctctttattcagctttatttctctttattccGCTCCCTGGGCGCTGCTCATCAAAATCAGAAGCGATTTCCTGAAATTCAGCCCAGACGAGCGGCCTGGGCACAAAAAAAGGGGGGACAGGACCCTCTGCCCCCccccggggacaccgcgggCGTCACCGGGGCCATCCCGG gtcctggcagggggaTTAGCCGGGTCCCGGCAGCGGGAAGGACACGGGTCCTGGCAGGGGGATTAGCCAGGTCCTGGCAGCGGGAAGGACACAG GTCCTGGCAGCGGGAAGGACACAGGTCCTGGCAGCGGGAAGGACACAGGtcctggcagtgggaaggacacaggtcctggcagggggaTTAG
- the LOC134553711 gene encoding uncharacterized protein LOC134553711 isoform X4, which translates to MSKKDKKNPPAAPNTSADISKQGKNGALKCSFHPTGISMVSEALPSLSEAWSFPDTREGPEGGWGHSGTLPRGQEVAGTPPQGLLLVLGDTEEPQPLEFRALDIPGMSRSPRSSGNLSLEPRVPHPAVPPAAILPLLVIPLYSALFLFISLYSSLFLFIPLYFLFIPLYSSLFLFIPLYSTLFRFISLYFSLFRFIPLYSALFLFIQLYFSLFRSLGAAHQNQKRFPEIQPRRAAWAQKKGGQDPLPPPGDTAGVTGAIPGPGRGISRVPAAGRTRVLAGGLARSWQREGHRSWQWEGHGSWQGD; encoded by the exons atgtcaaaaaaggacaagaaaaatcctcctgctgcccccaaCACCTCCGCAGACATCTCCAAGCAGGGCAAAAATGGAGCTCTGAAATGTTCTTTCCATCCCACGGGAATTTCCATGGTGTCAGAAGCGCTCCCTTCCCTATCCGAGGCCTGGAGCTTCCCAGACACCAGAGAGGGCCCCGAGGGAggctggggacactcagggacCCTCCCAAGGGGACAGGAggtggcagggacccctccccaggggctgctgctcgtGCTGGGGGACACGGAGGAGCCTCAGCCTCTGGAATTCCGAGCTCTGGACATTCCTGGGATGTCCCGGAGCCCTCGGAGCTCAGGGAATTTGTCCCTGGAGCCGCGCGTCCCccaccctgcagtgccaccagcagccatCCTCCCTCTCCTTGTCATTCCTCTTTATTCCGCTTTAttcctctttatttctctttattcctctttattcctctttattcctctttatttcctctttattcCTCTTTATTCCTCTTTATTCCTCTTTATTCCGCTTTATTCCACTTTATTCcgctttatttctctttatttctctttattccGCTTTATTCCACTTTATTcagctttatttctctttattcagctttatttctctttattccGCTCCCTGGGCGCTGCTCATCAAAATCAGAAGCGATTTCCTGAAATTCAGCCCAGACGAGCGGCCTGGGCACAAAAAAAGGGGGGACAGGACCCTCTGCCCCCccccggggacaccgcgggCGTCACCGGGGCCATCCCGG gtcctggcagggggaTTAGCCGGGTCCCGGCAGCGGGAAGGACACGGGTCCTGGCAGGGGGATTAGCCAGGTCCTGGCAGCGGGAAGGACACAGGtcctggcagtgggaaggacACGG gtcctggcagggggaTTAG
- the LOC134553711 gene encoding uncharacterized protein LOC134553711 isoform X1, which translates to MSKKDKKNPPAAPNTSADISKQGKNGALKCSFHPTGISMVSEALPSLSEAWSFPDTREGPEGGWGHSGTLPRGQEVAGTPPQGLLLVLGDTEEPQPLEFRALDIPGMSRSPRSSGNLSLEPRVPHPAVPPAAILPLLVIPLYSALFLFISLYSSLFLFIPLYFLFIPLYSSLFLFIPLYSTLFRFISLYFSLFRFIPLYSALFLFIQLYFSLFRSLGAAHQNQKRFPEIQPRRAAWAQKKGGQDPLPPPGDTAGVTGAIPGPGRGISRVPAAGRTRVLAVGRTRVLAGGLARSWQREGHRSWQREGHRSWQWEGHRSWQGD; encoded by the exons atgtcaaaaaaggacaagaaaaatcctcctgctgcccccaaCACCTCCGCAGACATCTCCAAGCAGGGCAAAAATGGAGCTCTGAAATGTTCTTTCCATCCCACGGGAATTTCCATGGTGTCAGAAGCGCTCCCTTCCCTATCCGAGGCCTGGAGCTTCCCAGACACCAGAGAGGGCCCCGAGGGAggctggggacactcagggacCCTCCCAAGGGGACAGGAggtggcagggacccctccccaggggctgctgctcgtGCTGGGGGACACGGAGGAGCCTCAGCCTCTGGAATTCCGAGCTCTGGACATTCCTGGGATGTCCCGGAGCCCTCGGAGCTCAGGGAATTTGTCCCTGGAGCCGCGCGTCCCccaccctgcagtgccaccagcagccatCCTCCCTCTCCTTGTCATTCCTCTTTATTCCGCTTTAttcctctttatttctctttattcctctttattcctctttattcctctttatttcctctttattcCTCTTTATTCCTCTTTATTCCTCTTTATTCCGCTTTATTCCACTTTATTCcgctttatttctctttatttctctttattccGCTTTATTCCACTTTATTcagctttatttctctttattcagctttatttctctttattccGCTCCCTGGGCGCTGCTCATCAAAATCAGAAGCGATTTCCTGAAATTCAGCCCAGACGAGCGGCCTGGGCACAAAAAAAGGGGGGACAGGACCCTCTGCCCCCccccggggacaccgcgggCGTCACCGGGGCCATCCCGG gtcctggcagggggaTTAGCCGGGTCCCGGCAGCGGGAAGGACACGG GtcctggcagtgggaaggacACGGGTCCTGGCAGGGGGATTAGCCAGGTCCTGGCAGCGGGAAGGACACAGGTCCTGGCAGCGGGAAGGACACAGGtcctggcagtgggaaggacacaggtcctggcagggggaTTAG
- the LOC134553711 gene encoding uncharacterized protein LOC134553711 isoform X3, with protein MSKKDKKNPPAAPNTSADISKQGKNGALKCSFHPTGISMVSEALPSLSEAWSFPDTREGPEGGWGHSGTLPRGQEVAGTPPQGLLLVLGDTEEPQPLEFRALDIPGMSRSPRSSGNLSLEPRVPHPAVPPAAILPLLVIPLYSALFLFISLYSSLFLFIPLYFLFIPLYSSLFLFIPLYSTLFRFISLYFSLFRFIPLYSALFLFIQLYFSLFRSLGAAHQNQKRFPEIQPRRAAWAQKKGGQDPLPPPGDTAGVTGAIPGPGRGISRVPAAGRTRVLAGGLARSWQREGHRSWQWEGHGSWQGD; from the exons atgtcaaaaaaggacaagaaaaatcctcctgctgcccccaaCACCTCCGCAGACATCTCCAAGCAGGGCAAAAATGGAGCTCTGAAATGTTCTTTCCATCCCACGGGAATTTCCATGGTGTCAGAAGCGCTCCCTTCCCTATCCGAGGCCTGGAGCTTCCCAGACACCAGAGAGGGCCCCGAGGGAggctggggacactcagggacCCTCCCAAGGGGACAGGAggtggcagggacccctccccaggggctgctgctcgtGCTGGGGGACACGGAGGAGCCTCAGCCTCTGGAATTCCGAGCTCTGGACATTCCTGGGATGTCCCGGAGCCCTCGGAGCTCAGGGAATTTGTCCCTGGAGCCGCGCGTCCCccaccctgcagtgccaccagcagccatCCTCCCTCTCCTTGTCATTCCTCTTTATTCCGCTTTAttcctctttatttctctttattcctctttattcctctttattcctctttatttcctctttattcCTCTTTATTCCTCTTTATTCCTCTTTATTCCGCTTTATTCCACTTTATTCcgctttatttctctttatttctctttattccGCTTTATTCCACTTTATTcagctttatttctctttattcagctttatttctctttattccGCTCCCTGGGCGCTGCTCATCAAAATCAGAAGCGATTTCCTGAAATTCAGCCCAGACGAGCGGCCTGGGCACAAAAAAAGGGGGGACAGGACCCTCTGCCCCCccccggggacaccgcgggCGTCACCGGGGCCATCCCGG gtcctggcagggggaTTAGCCGGGTCCCGGCAGCGGGAAGGACACGGGTCCTGGCAGGGGGATTAGCCAGGTCCTGGCAGCGGGAAGGACACAGGtcctggcagtgggaaggacACGGGTCCTGGCAGGGGGATTAG